TATTATTTCCTAGAGTTGCCTCCATGGGGAAGGCATAAAGAAAGTCTCAGAACTTTTAGGAGTTCTATCATCTCATCCAGAGGTGTTTTGGCAGTCAAATATCTATGAATATAGGAACTGGATCCTGAAGATcacaggaaaaggagaaaatccctggaaggaaaaaaaaggtaacaAGTAATCTTCTGCCTAAACCCATCACTTTTACTTGTAATTACTAATCAAtagagaggaaaatatttaaccAAAAGGAATATATCAACTCAGGGAGTATGGGACAGGGAAGCAATTGGTACATGAGTGTGTAATTTATTGGGAGTATGGGACAGGAAGGCAACTGGGGAGAAATTTGATATATGTACACAACAAATCATATACCTAGACATAAATCAGGTACaacaaatcttttattttttaaactaataaacTTAAATTCATTCATTGTTCTGGGAAGCATTCAGATTAATAAGTAGTACAATTAAATAGAGGGGTCACATTCTCACTGTTCTCTGTAGCAGCAGCTTCtgtattatttttgttgtcaAAGGGGCCCACAAATTCTGATGGTAATGGCAAAATTGATGTCCTCAAGTTTCCATTGCAGGTATCTTCAGCCTGGAGCTCAGTTTGGTGTAATCATTGCCCAAGTTTTTGAAGATGCGATTACTGCAGATCTTGTTCATTTGTTCTTGGTCTTGTCGGTCATAGCATTCCAGCAGTTGTACCAGGGCAATGTGCTCCTCACTGCCTTTGAAACCTGGCACATCACAACTCTCTTGGACACACTTATAAGCTGCCACAAACTCGTTGCTATGCAGGTAAACTAGAATTTCTGCAATGATTCTCTTAAAGCAGGTTGAAAAGCTCTCCATCTCCTTGTACAAGTTCTTTTCTCTGTCAAGTGAGATGGCTGCCTCAGCAAAGCGCTTGGTACGAACCAGCACCTTCGATGCTCTGCCAATGAGATCCACAGCATGCAGGGGACGATTTTCTGTCTCAAAAACTTTAGCTGCCTGCTGGTAGAGGCTTACCAGCTGCTCTGGGATCTGACTCTCAAGAAGTAGACTGAACTGTCTCAAGGTCATGGCTGCCGTATTTGGGCTGTCACTCTCCAGGTACAAGGTGATGGCCTTCTCGATCACCTGTGCAGCTTCTGGTAGGTTCCTCATCTCCTTCAGGAGCAGACCAGCTTGCTCATAGGCTTTGGCAGCATAGAAGGGGGCATCATTTTTTTGGTGGGCTTCTGCCTCTTTCAGAAAGGCCTCCTTGGCCGATCTCAGGTGCTTGACTTTCTTGAAGGCTAAGGCAGCCTTCCCATACTCAAAAGCCGCACCATCATAGTCTGGCTTCATTCTCAGGAGTCTGGTTTTCAGGTAGTTCTCAGCCCTGGCCAGGTGCACCAGGCCCTCCTGGTTTTTTGGTACATCCATCTTCCCCAACTGTATAGGAGAGAATGACTTGGGTCACCAAGGAGCAGCATACAGAGCTGTTGTTAAGTATAGCTCACCATAGCAACAGAACCAAACAAATTGGTTCTGAGAATTCAACCATAATAATAGCCAAGGTGGAAGAGAAGGTGAGGATGGGGGAAATGGTGCCCAATGGGTCTATAGGGTATAACAAGGGATAGCAAGGGATCCCTAGGTGGAATGAAGGGACCAAAGTTTCAAACAATGCCTAGTTTATAGAGAGTAAAGGGCCAGTGAAAAggcagaaggaaatagccaagGACCtaagggggcggggggggggagggagccTAGAGAAAGTAAGAGGGCTCAGACCTAGCAACAGATCAAATTTATTGGCTATTGAGTGGATGCTAAAGAATCAAAGCCCTTTGGGAAAGAGAAGTGGCCACACAAATAACCCCAAAGGACATGTGGGGGGAGGGGCACTGGTGATCAAGTTCTTTAGCCTAGATGACAATAGTTGTGGAATTCCTTGAGTCTTTATAAATGACCTTTAGatttatgtagattttttttgttaatttcttaaaagaaaaagaaaaaaaattctgaagtatCTGAAATGTCTGCTTTATGGAGGAAAGGGAACCAAACCCTAAAATTTCCTATTTAAATAATGCATTTACATCTGTTATAGGATCACAGTTGTAGAGCTGGGAAGGTATATTATAGGTCATTAAGATaaactttttacagatgaagaaaatgaggcacagagtttaaatgatttgccctgtaATCACACAACTAATAGATGAGACTGAATTCAAacctatcttcctgactcccaagtccaccATTTTATCCACTATACTATCCTGTCTTATGAtatataatgatttttaataaaataacctttttttaatAATGGTTGTCTAACAactttctaactcttttttttaaacccttgcacttcggtgtattttctcataggtggaagagtggtaagggtgggcaatgggggtcaagtgacttgcccagggtcacacagctggaagtggctgaggccgggtttgaacctaggacctcctgtctctaggcctgactctcactccactgagctacccagctgccctctaactcttttaaaaataagaattacaaAACCCCAGGAAAATAAAGCTGAAAATGGTTCAGGCTTTCAAGTCTCTCTCATGAAGACTTTGCGAGGAGGACTAAGATGAGCTCCAAtcaac
The window above is part of the Gracilinanus agilis isolate LMUSP501 unplaced genomic scaffold, AgileGrace unplaced_scaffold10654, whole genome shotgun sequence genome. Proteins encoded here:
- the LOC123253929 gene encoding gamma-soluble NSF attachment protein-like codes for the protein MDVPKNQEGLVHLARAENYLKTRLLRMKPDYDGAAFEYGKAALAFKKVKHLRSAKEAFLKEAEAHQKNDAPFYAAKAYEQAGLLLKEMRNLPEAAQVIEKAITLYLESDSPNTAAMTLRQFSLLLESQIPEQLVSLYQQAAKVFETENRPLHAVDLIGRASKVLVRTKRFAEAAISLDREKNLYKEMESFSTCFKRIIAEILVYLHSNEFVAAYKCVQESCDVPGFKGSEEHIALVQLLECYDRQDQEQMNKICSNRIFKNLGNDYTKLSSRLKIPAMET